One segment of Leuconostoc lactis DNA contains the following:
- a CDS encoding ABC transporter ATP-binding protein: MTEEAPKKLVELKDLQLYFNQGKANEVRAIDHVSFDIYEGEIFGLVGESGSGKTTIGRTILKIYEQTAGDILFQGKDVTQLKGKQLAEFRKDAQMIFQDPQASLNGRMKVRDIIAEGIDVNKLASSKAERDQKVQELLDLVGLNKDHATRYPHEFSGGQRQRIGIARALAVDPKFIIADEPISALDVSIQAQVVNLMKELQKKHSLTYLFIAHDLSMVKYISDRIGVMHWGKLLEIGSADAVYNHPLHPYTKSLLSAIPVPDPEVEKARQPLEYDTSIETDGKTREMIEVNPGHFVLATPEEAALYKAQQV, from the coding sequence ATGACTGAAGAAGCACCAAAGAAGTTAGTTGAGCTAAAAGATCTGCAGTTGTATTTTAACCAAGGCAAGGCCAATGAAGTACGCGCAATTGATCATGTGAGCTTTGACATTTACGAAGGTGAAATTTTTGGCCTGGTTGGTGAATCAGGTTCTGGTAAGACGACCATTGGTCGGACAATTTTAAAGATTTATGAACAGACAGCTGGTGATATTTTATTCCAAGGAAAAGATGTCACGCAGTTGAAAGGGAAGCAATTAGCGGAATTCCGTAAGGATGCGCAAATGATTTTCCAAGATCCACAAGCGAGTTTGAATGGGCGTATGAAAGTGCGTGACATTATCGCTGAAGGAATTGACGTGAACAAACTCGCCAGTTCTAAGGCGGAACGTGACCAAAAAGTGCAAGAATTGTTGGATTTGGTTGGTTTGAACAAAGATCATGCTACCCGTTATCCCCACGAATTTTCGGGTGGCCAACGTCAGCGTATCGGGATTGCCCGTGCGTTAGCGGTTGATCCGAAGTTCATCATTGCCGATGAACCAATCTCTGCGCTGGACGTCTCAATTCAAGCACAAGTTGTGAACTTGATGAAGGAATTGCAGAAGAAGCATTCACTAACCTATCTCTTCATCGCGCACGACTTGTCAATGGTGAAGTATATTTCTGATCGTATCGGGGTCATGCACTGGGGTAAGTTGCTTGAAATCGGGTCTGCGGACGCGGTTTATAATCACCCTTTGCATCCTTATACGAAGAGCTTGCTTTCAGCCATTCCAGTGCCTGATCCAGAAGTAGAAAAGGCGCGTCAACCGTTGGAATATGATACAAGTATCGAAACTGACGGTAAAACACGGGAAATGATTGAAGTGAACCCAGGTCACTTTGTGTTGGCCACACCTGAAGAAGCAGCGCTATATAAAGCGCAACAGGTTTAA
- a CDS encoding M13-type metalloendopeptidase, translating into MVRQQDDFYDAVNGAWEKTAVIPNDKPRTGGFSDLSDEIEKWLLTVTADWQAGKNLPDSPILSQFIAYHRLATDFATREQQGTQPVQALLKQYQNYTSFADFAQHIAELEKQGLPNALPLGVGPDFKDARTNVLWASAVNLVLPDTTYYAPDHEQGQALLAKFRAAQTVLLPKFGFSEAETADLIDRYLAFDARAAAVVLSQEEGHEYAKLYHPYTWADFTKLAPELPLDAILTALVGQTPDQVIVPEERFWAAANQFFSEEAWPLLQAHLIVSVVNSFTRYLSDDVRVLGGQYQRELTGAPEAMQADKAAFYLAADPFNQAIGYYYAQEKFSPAAKADVEAKVAKMIAVFKQRLQANDWLNAATREKAITKLNTIVPHIGYPEQLPARLAKKIVQPGATLLETALQFRQIEIAHEWSQWQQPVDRSEWHMPAHLVNAYYDPQQNQIVFPAAILQAPFYSLSQSSSANYGGIGAVIAHEISHAFDTNGASFDEFGSLKNWWTDEDFAAFKVRTDRVVAQFDGLDSYGAKVNGKLTVSENVADLGGLAAALAAAAQDPDFSATDFFESWATIWRMKARPEYMQLLAASDPHGPAKLRVNVQVKNFDAFFAAFNVQPSDGMWLAPAERVQIW; encoded by the coding sequence ATGGTACGACAACAAGATGATTTTTATGACGCAGTGAATGGTGCTTGGGAAAAGACCGCGGTAATTCCTAACGATAAGCCACGAACAGGTGGTTTTAGTGACTTGTCTGATGAGATTGAAAAGTGGTTACTGACAGTCACGGCGGACTGGCAAGCAGGGAAAAACTTACCTGACTCACCGATTTTGTCACAATTTATTGCGTATCATCGCTTAGCTACTGATTTTGCCACACGTGAACAACAAGGTACCCAACCCGTGCAAGCGTTGTTGAAACAGTATCAAAATTACACCTCATTTGCTGATTTTGCGCAACATATTGCCGAATTGGAAAAGCAAGGCTTACCAAATGCTTTGCCACTTGGTGTGGGGCCTGATTTTAAAGATGCCCGGACAAATGTTTTATGGGCTAGCGCGGTCAACTTGGTTTTACCGGACACGACGTACTATGCACCCGATCATGAACAAGGACAAGCGTTGTTAGCGAAGTTTCGGGCTGCGCAAACGGTCTTACTGCCAAAGTTTGGTTTTTCTGAGGCAGAAACGGCTGATTTGATTGACCGGTATCTGGCTTTTGATGCCCGTGCGGCCGCTGTCGTTTTAAGTCAGGAAGAGGGACATGAATATGCCAAGTTGTACCATCCTTACACTTGGGCAGACTTTACTAAATTAGCCCCAGAATTGCCGCTAGACGCGATTTTAACGGCCTTGGTTGGTCAGACACCAGATCAAGTGATTGTGCCTGAAGAACGCTTCTGGGCGGCTGCTAATCAATTCTTTTCTGAAGAAGCTTGGCCATTATTGCAAGCCCATTTGATTGTTTCGGTTGTTAACAGTTTTACGCGTTATTTATCGGACGACGTGCGCGTGCTGGGTGGCCAATACCAGCGTGAATTGACGGGAGCACCAGAGGCCATGCAGGCGGATAAAGCAGCCTTTTATCTGGCAGCTGACCCGTTCAATCAAGCGATTGGCTACTATTACGCCCAAGAAAAGTTCTCACCAGCAGCCAAAGCCGATGTTGAGGCCAAAGTGGCCAAGATGATTGCTGTGTTTAAGCAACGGCTACAAGCAAATGACTGGCTGAATGCTGCAACCCGTGAAAAGGCCATCACGAAATTAAATACCATCGTGCCACACATTGGTTATCCGGAGCAGTTACCCGCGCGCTTAGCCAAGAAAATTGTCCAACCAGGCGCGACTTTATTAGAAACAGCCCTACAGTTTCGACAAATTGAAATCGCCCATGAATGGTCGCAATGGCAACAACCGGTTGATCGCAGTGAATGGCACATGCCAGCCCATCTGGTGAATGCCTACTATGATCCTCAGCAAAACCAAATTGTCTTTCCTGCAGCGATTTTGCAAGCCCCATTTTATAGTTTGTCACAGTCGTCATCAGCGAATTACGGTGGAATTGGCGCGGTCATTGCGCATGAAATTTCCCATGCGTTTGATACGAATGGGGCGTCATTTGATGAGTTTGGGAGCTTAAAGAACTGGTGGACAGACGAGGACTTTGCTGCCTTTAAGGTGCGTACGGATCGGGTCGTGGCTCAGTTTGACGGCTTGGATTCCTATGGTGCTAAAGTGAACGGCAAGTTAACCGTATCTGAAAACGTGGCGGACTTGGGTGGCTTGGCTGCTGCCCTAGCTGCAGCTGCGCAAGATCCAGACTTTTCTGCAACTGACTTCTTTGAAAGTTGGGCCACAATTTGGCGGATGAAGGCGCGACCAGAATATATGCAACTCCTGGCGGCCTCGGATCCACATGGTCCAGCGAAGTTACGGGTGAATGTCCAAGTGAAGAATTTTGATGCTTTCTTTGCGGCATTTAACGTGCAACCAAGCGATGGGATGTGGTTGGCACCGGCTGAACGCGTGCAAATTTGGTAA